The Athene noctua chromosome 15, bAthNoc1.hap1.1, whole genome shotgun sequence genome contains a region encoding:
- the MRM2 gene encoding rRNA methyltransferase 2, mitochondrial isoform X2 — protein MKQQHYRCRSAFKLLEIDDKLHILRPGLSVLDCGAAPGAWSQVAVERVNALGTDPAVPTGFVLGVDLLRISPLEGAVFLPEADIADPGTQRTIQNLLPAGKVDVILSDMAPNATGIKELDHQKLINLCLGLLNLSQSILKPKGTMLCKFWDGRESHLLQSRLKEQFQDVRTIKPQASRKDSAESYYLARLYKGK, from the exons ATGAAGCAGCAGCATTACCGTTGCCGAAGTGCCTTCAAATTACTGGAAATTGATGACAAGCTTCATATTCTTCGTCCAGGGCTTTCTGTTCTTGACTGTGGAGCAGCGCCTGGTGCTTGGAGCCAGGTTGCTGTAGAGAGGGTCAACGCCTTAGGTACCG ATCCTGCTGTCCCCACTGGCTTCGTCCTTGGCGTTGACCTCCTGCGGATTTCTCCGCTGGAAGGAGCTGTCTTCCTGCCGGAGGCTGACATCGCAGACCCAGGCACGCAGAGGACAATTCAGAATCTGCTTCCTGCAGGGAAGGTGGATGTTATCTTGAGCGATATGGCACCTAATGCAACAGGCATCAAAGAACTGGATCATCAGAAGCTGATCAATCTGTGTTTAGGCCTCCTGAATCTGTCTCAAAGTATTTTAAAGCCAAAAGGAACGATGCTCTGTAAATTCTGGGATGGACGTGAGTCCCATCTTCTGCAAAGCAGACTGAAGGAGCAGTTCCAAGATGTGAGAACTATAAAGCCTCAGGCCAGCCGGAAGGACTCTGCTGAATCTTATTATTTGGCAAGACTGTACAAAGGGAAATGA
- the MRM2 gene encoding rRNA methyltransferase 2, mitochondrial isoform X1: MAWRGGSCQRLASKCLHTTVSFLKKTGTEHWWLERHLKDPFVKAMKQQHYRCRSAFKLLEIDDKLHILRPGLSVLDCGAAPGAWSQVAVERVNALGTDPAVPTGFVLGVDLLRISPLEGAVFLPEADIADPGTQRTIQNLLPAGKVDVILSDMAPNATGIKELDHQKLINLCLGLLNLSQSILKPKGTMLCKFWDGRESHLLQSRLKEQFQDVRTIKPQASRKDSAESYYLARLYKGK; encoded by the exons ATGGCGTGGCGGGGGGGCAG CTGTCAGCGTTTGGCGAGCAAATGTCTCCACACCACGGTGagctttctgaagaaaactgGAACTGAGCACTGGTGGTTGGAGCGGCATTTGAAGGATCCCTTTGTCAAGGCAATGAAGCAGCAGCATTACCGTTGCCGAAGTGCCTTCAAATTACTGGAAATTGATGACAAGCTTCATATTCTTCGTCCAGGGCTTTCTGTTCTTGACTGTGGAGCAGCGCCTGGTGCTTGGAGCCAGGTTGCTGTAGAGAGGGTCAACGCCTTAGGTACCG ATCCTGCTGTCCCCACTGGCTTCGTCCTTGGCGTTGACCTCCTGCGGATTTCTCCGCTGGAAGGAGCTGTCTTCCTGCCGGAGGCTGACATCGCAGACCCAGGCACGCAGAGGACAATTCAGAATCTGCTTCCTGCAGGGAAGGTGGATGTTATCTTGAGCGATATGGCACCTAATGCAACAGGCATCAAAGAACTGGATCATCAGAAGCTGATCAATCTGTGTTTAGGCCTCCTGAATCTGTCTCAAAGTATTTTAAAGCCAAAAGGAACGATGCTCTGTAAATTCTGGGATGGACGTGAGTCCCATCTTCTGCAAAGCAGACTGAAGGAGCAGTTCCAAGATGTGAGAACTATAAAGCCTCAGGCCAGCCGGAAGGACTCTGCTGAATCTTATTATTTGGCAAGACTGTACAAAGGGAAATGA
- the NUDT1 gene encoding oxidized purine nucleoside triphosphate hydrolase, which yields MHTSRLFTLVLVVQPPRVLLGMKKRGFGAGLWNGFGGKVQPGESIEEAARRELLEESGLTVDTLQKMGQITFEFVGNSELMEVHIFRADHFHGEPTESDEMRPQWFQLDEVPFNHMWPDDSYWFPLLLQKKLFRGYFKFQGQDTILEHTLKEVEEV from the exons ATGCACACGTCCAGGCTCTTCACCCTCGTCCTGGTGGTGCAGCCGCCCCGCGTCCTCCTGGGCATGAAGAAACGCGGGTTCGGAGCCGGGCTGTGGAACGGCTTCGGGGGCAAGGTGCAACCGGGGGAGAGCATCGAGGAGGCAGCTCGCAG GGAGCTCCTGGAGGAGAGTGGACTGACTGTGGACACCTTGCAGAAGATGGGTCAGATCACATTTGAATTTGTAGGCAACTCTGAACTGATGGAAGTTCACATTTTCCGGGCAGATCATTTTCATGGAGAGCCAACAGAAAGTGATG AAATGCGTCCACAGTGGTTTCAGCTGGATGAGGTGCCATTCAATCACATGTGGCCAGATGATAGCTATTggtttcccctgctgcttcagaAAAAGTTGTTTCGTGGCTATTTTAAGTTCCAGGGTCAAGACACTATCCTGGAGCACACTCTAAAAGAAGTGGAGGAAGTTTAA